The Alistipes sp. ZOR0009 genome includes a window with the following:
- the trxB gene encoding thioredoxin-disulfide reductase: MSEHVNERVKCLILGSGPAGYTAAIYAARANMSPVLYEGMEPGGQLTTTTEVDNFPGYPQGVVGPQLMEDLKNQALRFNTDIRFGYATSADLSQRPFKVTIDESKVVEADTLIIATGATAKYLGLDSEQKFRGQGVSACATCDGFFYKGQDVVVVGGGDTAAEEASYLSTICRKVYLVVRRHELRASKAMQQKVFNTPNIEVLFGHQTKEVLGDMSGVNGVLLVSDKGEERKVDITGFFVAIGHQPNTGFLNGQLELDEVGYIKTEAGTSKTNIEGVFAAGDVKDPHYRQAITAAGSGCIAALDAERFFNMVKA; this comes from the coding sequence ATGAGCGAACACGTTAATGAAAGAGTAAAATGTCTTATTTTAGGTAGTGGACCAGCTGGCTATACGGCTGCAATTTATGCTGCGCGTGCCAATATGTCGCCAGTATTGTATGAGGGGATGGAGCCAGGAGGACAGCTTACTACGACTACAGAGGTTGATAATTTTCCAGGATATCCGCAAGGAGTGGTAGGCCCACAACTTATGGAGGATTTAAAGAATCAAGCATTACGTTTCAATACTGATATCCGTTTTGGGTATGCTACTTCTGCTGATCTTTCTCAGCGTCCATTCAAGGTTACTATTGATGAAAGTAAAGTTGTTGAAGCTGATACATTAATTATTGCCACTGGGGCAACAGCAAAGTATCTAGGGCTGGATTCAGAGCAAAAATTCAGGGGACAGGGAGTGTCTGCATGTGCTACCTGTGATGGATTTTTCTATAAGGGGCAAGATGTGGTTGTTGTAGGAGGTGGTGATACTGCTGCTGAAGAAGCATCTTACTTGTCTACAATCTGTCGCAAGGTATACTTGGTTGTACGTCGTCATGAATTACGTGCATCTAAGGCGATGCAGCAAAAAGTATTTAATACGCCTAACATCGAGGTCCTTTTTGGTCACCAAACAAAGGAGGTGCTGGGCGATATGTCTGGTGTTAACGGAGTCCTTCTGGTTAGCGATAAGGGTGAGGAGAGAAAAGTTGATATTACAGGATTCTTTGTGGCAATTGGACATCAACCTAATACCGGATTTCTTAATGGACAGTTAGAGTTGGATGAAGTTGGATATATTAAAACGGAAGCAGGAACTTCTAAAACAAATATTGAGGGAGTATTTGCCGCTGGGGATGTGAAAGATCCTCATTACCGTCAGGCTATTACAGCAGCAGGATCGGGATGCATTGCAGCTCTTGATGCTGAACGATTTTTTAATATGGTGAAGGCATAG
- a CDS encoding rhomboid family intramembrane serine protease: protein MITIIIIAVTVGISAIAFNNQQILEKLLLSPYRITHQKEYFRIITHGFVHADWMHLLINMFVLWSFGNALQLWFNQLAIVNLISSPVLHILIIYLGGIIISSLSSIVKNKNNYYYKSVGASGAVSAIVFASIFFDPWQSLYLFAIIPIPGILFGAAYLWYSHYMSKKGGDNINHDAHFYGALFGLVYPVLIDPSLVTHFFSQLISFGR, encoded by the coding sequence ATGATAACAATCATCATTATCGCAGTAACAGTTGGAATATCAGCCATAGCGTTTAATAACCAACAAATTTTAGAGAAATTGCTACTCTCGCCCTACAGGATTACGCACCAAAAGGAATACTTTCGTATAATAACCCATGGTTTTGTTCATGCGGATTGGATGCACCTTCTTATAAACATGTTTGTGTTGTGGTCATTTGGGAATGCCCTGCAACTATGGTTTAACCAACTTGCAATTGTAAACCTTATCTCTTCACCTGTCTTGCACATTCTCATTATTTACTTAGGAGGTATTATAATCTCCTCATTAAGTTCAATAGTGAAAAACAAAAATAACTACTACTATAAATCAGTAGGGGCATCAGGGGCTGTATCTGCCATCGTTTTTGCCTCGATATTTTTCGATCCATGGCAATCGCTTTACCTTTTTGCAATAATCCCAATCCCCGGAATTCTTTTTGGAGCGGCTTATCTTTGGTATTCTCACTACATGAGCAAAAAAGGAGGCGACAACATCAATCACGATGCACACTTCTACGGAGCTCTATTTGGTCTTGTATACCCCGTTCTTATTGATCCTAGTTTAGTAACACATTTTTTTAGTCAACTAATTTCATTCGGAAGATAA
- a CDS encoding BT_3928 family protein encodes MNVLNHLSRFLLGALFIFSGFVKSVDPLGTTYKIFDYFKAGGAIIPENVALFLAITLCAAELFIGLALVLNIKIKVVSWFSLAFMAVFTIITLVLALTNKVADCGCFGDAFKLTNWQTFYKNLIILPFAILVFWQRNRFKENIAPVAAWAMFILLLGGSVAFNIYNLRHLPLINYRPYMVGQNIWSAMQIPPNAPADEYDIRLIYEKNGVKKEFNEHNLPWQDTTWVFVEQKTTLIKKGYTPPIHDFSILSPTEGDITKSILKKKGAVALLIAPNLSNANIINAQKANAIYNVCKKQNIPFIMLSSSTGKQVDIYRSQTGAQYPVYASDETALKTAMRSNIGLMLLYNGTIIGIWSGCDLPEDNAFKGDILGKQLHKMEYSQNKKDVMQLIGGILLIGLLLLLSRCRY; translated from the coding sequence ATGAACGTCCTTAATCACTTAAGCAGATTTTTACTGGGAGCCCTTTTCATATTTTCAGGGTTTGTTAAATCTGTAGATCCCTTAGGAACCACCTATAAAATTTTCGATTACTTCAAGGCTGGTGGTGCCATTATTCCAGAAAATGTAGCCTTATTCTTAGCAATTACGCTTTGTGCTGCCGAACTATTTATTGGACTAGCATTAGTGCTTAACATTAAAATCAAGGTGGTATCGTGGTTTTCGCTTGCATTTATGGCAGTATTCACCATAATAACGCTCGTACTTGCGCTAACCAACAAGGTGGCCGATTGCGGTTGCTTTGGAGACGCATTTAAGCTCACCAACTGGCAAACATTCTATAAAAATCTTATAATACTCCCTTTTGCAATACTAGTATTTTGGCAACGTAACCGATTTAAAGAGAACATTGCACCAGTTGCAGCTTGGGCAATGTTTATTCTACTATTAGGAGGATCTGTTGCTTTTAATATTTACAACCTACGCCATTTACCTCTTATCAACTATCGCCCCTATATGGTAGGACAAAATATCTGGTCGGCGATGCAAATTCCACCAAATGCACCTGCCGATGAGTATGACATCAGGCTTATTTACGAAAAAAATGGCGTAAAGAAGGAATTTAACGAGCATAATCTCCCTTGGCAAGATACCACTTGGGTATTTGTTGAACAGAAAACAACATTAATAAAAAAAGGGTACACCCCTCCTATTCACGATTTCTCCATTCTATCGCCAACTGAAGGTGATATTACCAAAAGTATTCTTAAGAAAAAAGGAGCTGTTGCACTACTTATTGCACCTAATCTCAGCAACGCAAACATAATTAATGCTCAAAAAGCGAACGCCATTTACAATGTTTGTAAGAAGCAGAATATTCCGTTTATAATGCTTAGCTCATCAACCGGAAAGCAAGTAGATATTTATCGCTCGCAAACTGGCGCCCAATATCCTGTTTATGCTTCTGACGAAACAGCACTTAAAACAGCAATGCGCTCTAACATTGGACTCATGCTACTTTACAATGGAACAATCATCGGAATATGGAGTGGATGCGACCTGCCTGAAGACAATGCGTTTAAAGGAGATATACTTGGAAAGCAGCTGCATAAAATGGAATATTCCCAAAACAAAAAGGATGTAATGCAACTTATTGGAGGCATTCTTTTGATTGGGCTATTGCTCCTGCTATCAAGATGTAGATATTAA
- the cdaA gene encoding diadenylate cyclase CdaA has protein sequence MFSFIHITLVDVIDILLVAFLFFQIYMLIRGTAAINIFIGIFLLYLIWLVVRALNMEMLSTILGQIIGVGALALIIVFQQEVRKFLLYIGTRYLSNSKLSIERFFSDKVDATTVQADIEALVRACRNLSESKTGALIVLGRRSNLQIYVDTGDAIDAAIDGRLIETIFFKNTPLHDGAMIIHNGRIVAARCVLPATERLEVPAYFGMRHRAAMGITEHTDAAVVVVSEETGKISFVERGEIKRGISSTELKGILEQAFH, from the coding sequence ATGTTTAGCTTTATTCATATCACATTGGTTGATGTTATAGATATACTGCTAGTTGCATTCCTATTTTTTCAAATTTATATGTTGATAAGAGGAACTGCTGCTATAAATATATTTATAGGTATCTTTCTACTTTATCTTATTTGGCTGGTAGTTAGAGCTCTTAATATGGAGATGCTAAGTACAATTCTGGGGCAAATTATAGGAGTTGGAGCTCTTGCTCTCATAATTGTATTCCAGCAAGAAGTTCGAAAATTTCTACTCTATATAGGAACTCGATACTTGTCAAACAGCAAGCTTTCCATTGAGCGGTTCTTCTCCGATAAGGTTGATGCAACCACGGTTCAAGCAGATATAGAGGCGTTGGTACGGGCTTGCAGAAACCTTTCAGAGTCTAAAACTGGCGCATTAATAGTTCTGGGGCGTCGGTCCAATTTACAAATATATGTTGATACGGGCGATGCAATTGATGCTGCAATTGATGGCCGTTTAATTGAAACTATCTTCTTTAAAAATACGCCATTGCATGATGGAGCCATGATTATACACAATGGCCGAATTGTTGCTGCTCGTTGCGTTTTACCTGCTACAGAAAGGTTGGAGGTTCCTGCCTATTTCGGGATGCGTCATCGTGCTGCTATGGGCATTACCGAGCATACAGACGCTGCCGTTGTGGTCGTTTCTGAAGAAACCGGGAAAATATCCTTTGTCGAAAGAGGTGAAATAAAGCGAGGCATTTCTTCTACGGAGCTGAAGGGAATTCTTGAACAGGCTTTTCATTAG
- the folP gene encoding dihydropteroate synthase gives MDKGLGLLTQKRTICLDGNLINLSSPVVMGILNVTPDSFYEGSRVAGSDAILARADEIISQGGAIIDVGGYSSRPNAENVSTEEEIRRVTEAVYMIKKRYPQIPISLDTFRAEVVKSVCLHCGSVIVNDISAGEMDSRMFETVAEFKLPYIAMHMKGRPENMQDNPVYSDIRNEIFTYFSRKINYLHSLGVNDIIIDPGFGFGKTIENNYQLLNILDDFKIFGLPLLVGFSRKSMIYKFLGTSPENALNGTTALNTVALMKGASILRVHDVKEAVEVVQLVDKLNQSYIS, from the coding sequence ATGGACAAGGGATTAGGCCTTTTAACTCAAAAGAGAACCATTTGTTTGGACGGGAATTTAATAAATCTCAGTTCTCCAGTGGTTATGGGGATTTTAAATGTCACTCCTGACTCCTTTTACGAGGGGAGTCGAGTGGCTGGTAGCGATGCGATCTTGGCTCGTGCCGATGAAATTATCAGTCAGGGTGGCGCCATTATTGATGTTGGAGGTTACTCTTCTAGGCCGAATGCCGAAAATGTTTCTACAGAAGAGGAGATTCGGAGGGTAACCGAGGCGGTTTATATGATTAAAAAGAGATATCCACAGATTCCCATCTCTTTAGATACTTTTCGTGCAGAGGTCGTGAAAAGTGTTTGTCTCCATTGTGGTTCTGTTATCGTTAATGACATTTCTGCCGGCGAAATGGACAGCCGAATGTTTGAAACTGTTGCTGAATTTAAGTTGCCATACATTGCAATGCACATGAAGGGACGTCCTGAAAATATGCAGGATAATCCCGTTTATAGCGATATTCGAAATGAAATTTTCACCTATTTTTCTCGTAAGATAAACTATCTTCATTCGCTTGGGGTGAATGATATTATTATTGATCCAGGTTTTGGTTTTGGAAAAACTATAGAGAATAACTACCAGCTATTAAATATTTTGGATGATTTTAAAATATTCGGATTGCCTTTGCTGGTTGGATTTTCGAGAAAATCGATGATTTATAAGTTCTTGGGAACATCTCCTGAAAATGCTTTAAATGGAACAACAGCGCTTAATACAGTTGCATTGATGAAAGGGGCTTCAATTCTGCGTGTTCACGACGTTAAAGAAGCGGTTGAAGTTGTGCAGTTGGTGGATAAACTTAATCAATCTTACATTTCCTAG
- a CDS encoding PstS family phosphate ABC transporter substrate-binding protein: MNKTIILAAAALLVWTESSGQTIKIKGSDTTLPLTQKEAEIFMKTNKSARVSVTGGGSGVGVAALIDGSTDIAMSSRPLKMDERMKLKAAKVTYKQVVIANDALSVIVNPTNKISKLTRQQLEDIFTGKINNWKQVGGTDLRIVAYSRESSSGTYEFFKDHVMKKKNFANNVLSMSATGAVMQSVSQTKGAIGYVGVAYLEKKVKPLAVSFDGKTFIQPTVANATSGKYPITRPLFYFYNVKSEKVVAPFINFILSPRGQQIVKMDGYIPLK; encoded by the coding sequence ATGAATAAGACTATTATCCTTGCAGCGGCAGCTCTCTTGGTTTGGACAGAATCATCTGGACAAACCATAAAGATAAAGGGAAGCGATACTACCCTTCCGCTTACCCAAAAAGAGGCTGAGATTTTTATGAAAACGAATAAGAGCGCAAGAGTCTCCGTTACAGGAGGTGGTAGTGGTGTTGGCGTTGCAGCTCTAATTGATGGCTCTACCGACATCGCCATGTCTTCTCGTCCACTAAAAATGGATGAACGGATGAAGTTAAAAGCAGCAAAAGTAACCTATAAGCAGGTTGTGATCGCCAATGATGCCCTTTCTGTAATTGTAAATCCAACTAACAAAATATCAAAACTTACACGCCAACAGCTGGAAGATATATTTACTGGTAAAATCAACAACTGGAAACAGGTTGGTGGCACCGATCTTAGAATTGTGGCTTACTCACGCGAGTCGAGTTCTGGCACCTACGAGTTTTTCAAAGACCATGTAATGAAAAAGAAAAACTTCGCAAACAACGTGCTTAGCATGTCGGCGACAGGAGCCGTAATGCAATCGGTTAGCCAAACGAAAGGTGCCATAGGGTATGTTGGAGTTGCTTATCTAGAAAAGAAGGTAAAGCCATTAGCTGTTTCGTTTGATGGTAAAACCTTTATACAACCCACCGTGGCCAATGCAACAAGCGGAAAATATCCTATTACCCGACCTCTGTTCTACTTCTACAATGTAAAAAGTGAAAAGGTAGTTGCTCCATTCATCAACTTCATTCTTTCGCCGCGCGGACAGCAAATCGTCAAGATGGATGGATATATTCCATTGAAATAG
- a CDS encoding aminotransferase class IV yields MEQFVCYNGEIISEKDFSIAPNNRGFYFGDSLFESMHAHSTEIPLFSLHFDRLIQGMEVLGYEQPATFTSTLIKSGIVKLLNRNKQFKSTRVRLTVFRNPGGLYLPSNDSISYLVQTTNLDFDKLAHRLPSMIVDVFPNQIKCAGEISPFKTGNALLYVMAARYAKLNRLHDCILINQHGRYVELSSSNLFGLKGDTLVTPPLQEGCVAGVMRNYIINRLAPSIGLKTELKPISQKEFLEFDEVFSTNAVSGIRNIVGIGTKRFYSTRYRKMQSALEEMLF; encoded by the coding sequence ATGGAGCAATTCGTTTGCTACAACGGCGAAATAATCAGTGAAAAAGATTTTAGCATAGCACCCAACAATAGAGGGTTTTACTTCGGCGACTCTCTCTTCGAAAGCATGCATGCTCACTCTACGGAAATTCCTCTTTTTAGCCTCCATTTTGATCGGTTAATTCAAGGAATGGAAGTGCTTGGCTACGAACAGCCAGCAACTTTCACATCGACACTTATAAAATCGGGGATTGTAAAACTTTTAAACCGCAACAAGCAGTTTAAAAGCACCAGAGTTCGGCTTACTGTTTTCCGAAATCCTGGCGGACTATACCTACCTAGCAATGACAGCATAAGCTACCTTGTACAAACAACAAATCTTGATTTTGATAAATTAGCACATAGGCTACCAAGTATGATTGTTGATGTATTCCCCAATCAAATAAAGTGTGCGGGCGAAATCTCTCCATTTAAGACTGGGAATGCACTCCTTTACGTAATGGCTGCACGATATGCAAAATTGAATCGCCTACACGATTGCATTCTAATAAATCAGCACGGAAGATACGTGGAACTTTCATCGTCAAATCTATTTGGCCTTAAAGGAGATACACTTGTTACGCCACCACTTCAAGAGGGATGTGTTGCAGGTGTAATGAGAAACTATATCATAAACAGGCTTGCTCCAAGCATAGGACTTAAAACGGAGTTAAAACCTATATCTCAAAAAGAATTCTTAGAATTTGACGAAGTTTTCTCGACAAATGCTGTATCTGGAATTAGAAATATTGTAGGGATTGGCACAAAACGTTTTTACAGCACGCGCTATAGAAAAATGCAGTCTGCCCTAGAGGAAATGCTCTTCTAA
- the tmk gene encoding dTMP kinase: MSFIVLEGLDGAGKSTQVRMLQEYFEKQGKKTQFLHFPRTDDSIFGDLIAKFLRGDLGAVDNVNPYLVALIYACDRNDAKKTIQAWLDEKTVVIADRFVASNIAFQCAKIQDETERKVLRNWIMDLEFSYYKLPKPTVNLFLDVPFSFTKKKLTEQREGDDREYLQGKNDIHENDLTLQERVREVYLWQCSIDKFMQRIECESEEKAMLSPQAIHDKVIQIVQQYI, encoded by the coding sequence ATGAGTTTTATTGTGCTTGAAGGCCTTGATGGAGCAGGAAAATCGACGCAAGTTAGGATGCTACAAGAATACTTCGAAAAACAAGGGAAGAAAACCCAATTTTTACATTTTCCTAGAACTGACGATAGCATTTTTGGAGACCTTATTGCCAAATTTTTGAGAGGAGACCTAGGTGCCGTAGATAACGTCAACCCTTACCTCGTTGCGCTTATCTATGCTTGTGACAGGAATGATGCAAAAAAAACAATTCAAGCATGGCTAGATGAAAAAACCGTAGTTATTGCAGACCGATTTGTAGCCTCTAACATCGCTTTTCAGTGCGCTAAAATACAAGATGAGACAGAAAGAAAAGTCTTACGAAATTGGATCATGGATCTTGAATTTAGCTACTACAAGCTACCAAAACCTACCGTAAACTTATTCTTGGATGTTCCCTTTAGCTTCACAAAAAAGAAGCTGACAGAACAACGCGAAGGTGATGACAGAGAATATCTCCAAGGTAAAAATGACATTCACGAAAACGACTTAACGCTACAAGAACGGGTTCGTGAAGTTTACCTTTGGCAATGTAGCATCGACAAATTTATGCAACGCATAGAGTGCGAGTCGGAGGAGAAAGCAATGCTTTCCCCACAAGCAATTCATGACAAGGTAATTCAAATTGTACAACAATACATATAA